A single genomic interval of halophilic archaeon DL31 harbors:
- a CDS encoding protein of unknown function DUF63 (PFAM: Protein of unknown function DUF63~KEGG: hwa:HQ2794A hypothetical protein), with amino-acid sequence MSSLQERLGVAPERLWLAAFGSLVLLLGGGSLLFPETVYDGFLWHYFWGPVQADAHNAVCAVRPGSTVEYLYTASECAAAAEPVAEPGYTLVSEAGYVVALLIGISGTVLLLENLDVGEEARFFWAMVPFMLLGSALRVVEDAHNAMSDGGGLTYPLNTLFISPVIYVTVFVVAVAAILVSIWLTRQGYTDRYERPLAAIGTGVFALSLGYLVVLAVLPDNPVVFYPQVLAIVVLLAVASTALTWYVLERFVPYVNEGTRGVGVMVLFAHAVDGAANVIGLDYMVVLNAGNNLYPKHPVNKWIVDTAGAAWPFLVVKMVAAAFVLWIFEPELYDESPRYTTLLLVAVASVGLGPGTRDLFRSMFGV; translated from the coding sequence ATGTCTTCCCTCCAGGAGCGACTCGGCGTGGCACCCGAGCGGCTCTGGCTCGCCGCGTTCGGGAGCTTGGTGCTCCTGCTCGGCGGCGGATCGCTGCTGTTCCCCGAGACAGTGTACGACGGCTTCCTCTGGCACTACTTCTGGGGGCCGGTCCAGGCCGACGCCCACAACGCGGTCTGTGCGGTCCGCCCTGGGAGCACCGTCGAGTATCTCTACACTGCCTCGGAGTGTGCCGCTGCCGCCGAACCGGTCGCGGAACCGGGCTACACGTTGGTGAGTGAGGCGGGCTACGTCGTCGCCCTCCTCATCGGCATCTCCGGCACCGTCCTGCTGCTCGAGAACCTTGACGTCGGCGAGGAGGCGCGGTTCTTCTGGGCGATGGTGCCGTTCATGCTGCTCGGAAGCGCCCTCCGAGTCGTCGAGGATGCTCACAACGCGATGTCTGACGGTGGCGGGCTGACCTACCCGCTCAACACACTGTTCATCAGCCCCGTCATCTACGTCACGGTGTTCGTCGTTGCTGTCGCCGCCATCCTCGTCTCCATCTGGCTGACCCGACAGGGGTACACTGACCGCTACGAGCGCCCGCTGGCGGCCATCGGAACCGGTGTGTTCGCGCTCAGCCTGGGCTATCTCGTGGTGCTCGCAGTGCTGCCGGACAACCCCGTCGTCTTCTACCCGCAAGTGCTCGCCATCGTCGTCCTCCTCGCCGTCGCGTCGACGGCGCTGACGTGGTACGTCCTCGAACGGTTCGTCCCCTACGTCAACGAAGGCACTCGCGGTGTCGGGGTCATGGTACTGTTCGCCCACGCCGTCGACGGTGCGGCCAACGTCATCGGCCTCGACTACATGGTGGTGCTGAACGCGGGCAACAATCTCTACCCCAAACACCCGGTGAACAAGTGGATTGTCGACACCGCGGGCGCAGCGTGGCCGTTCCTCGTCGTGAAGATGGTGGCCGCCGCGTTCGTCCTCTGGATTTTCGAGCCAGAGCTCTACGATGAGAGCCCCCGTTACACCACCTTACTGTTGGTCGCTGTCGCATCCGTCGGTCTCGGTCCCGGCACGCGAGACCTGTTCCGGTCGATGTTCGGCGTCTGA
- a CDS encoding hypothetical protein (KEGG: hsl:OE2525R hypothetical protein) → MVELAVAAAGGLLAAVVAGFAGYWKGKRNGRVAAERAASRKAHEDATERKPPVEIGDRVNLGVKEFNEHHSGNRVAVCKKERFVIFVDDVPKGVKVGTVIDAEVTSFGREKNSAEASYVGR, encoded by the coding sequence ATGGTCGAACTGGCGGTCGCGGCCGCAGGGGGGCTCCTCGCCGCCGTGGTGGCGGGCTTCGCCGGCTACTGGAAGGGGAAACGGAACGGGCGAGTCGCGGCTGAGCGGGCCGCCTCACGCAAGGCCCACGAGGACGCCACCGAACGGAAGCCGCCCGTCGAAATCGGGGACAGAGTGAACCTCGGCGTGAAAGAGTTCAACGAGCACCACTCCGGCAACCGCGTCGCCGTCTGTAAGAAGGAAAGGTTCGTCATCTTCGTCGACGACGTGCCCAAGGGTGTGAAGGTGGGAACCGTTATCGACGCTGAAGTGACCTCCTTCGGCCGGGAGAAGAACTCTGCAGAAGCGAGCTACGTCGGGCGCTAA
- a CDS encoding DNA primase small subunit (TIGRFAM: DNA primase, small subunit, eukaryotic/archaeal~HAMAP: DNA primase small subunit~KEGG: hla:Hlac_1798 DNA primase small subunit~PFAM: DNA primase, small subunit) — MEERTRTYLRGRFGDYYSSAELALPPEPERREWGHIPYTASDGTTMVRHRSLLDMGGDAQSVREFLTREAPRHAYFSAARYEDPGRNEMAAKGWQGADLVFDLDADHLPAIDAEAASYAEMLEACKDALKRLLTLLMEDFGFTEDQLLVVFSGGRGYHVHIREAALLELDSDARREVVDYVRAVELDRDDLVRTVRHGSTTRRELKTEGGWGRRVHRRLVEFVEDLREMDDDDAMSTLMDLDGIGEGRATTILGAVRNNPDAIREGNVEAGGPGIRRLVEALTAEVTATQTAPIDEPVTTDVRRLIRLPGTLHGGTGFVVKPIPHDELNAFDPLEDAVADRFRGQRVMVNVTEPGPLDLGAETTITSGPQSVEEHVGVFLMARGRAEKAAE, encoded by the coding sequence ATGGAGGAGCGGACGCGGACCTACCTACGGGGGCGCTTCGGCGACTACTACAGCAGCGCCGAGCTCGCGCTCCCGCCAGAACCCGAACGCCGCGAGTGGGGTCACATCCCCTACACCGCCAGCGACGGGACGACGATGGTCCGGCATCGCTCTCTGCTGGACATGGGTGGGGACGCCCAGTCGGTTCGGGAGTTCCTCACCCGCGAAGCGCCCAGACACGCCTACTTCTCGGCCGCACGCTATGAGGACCCCGGCCGCAACGAGATGGCGGCGAAAGGCTGGCAGGGCGCTGACCTCGTCTTTGACCTCGACGCAGACCACCTCCCCGCAATCGACGCCGAAGCCGCCTCCTACGCCGAGATGCTCGAGGCGTGTAAGGACGCACTGAAACGGTTACTGACGCTCCTGATGGAGGACTTCGGCTTCACCGAAGACCAGCTCCTGGTCGTCTTCTCGGGCGGCCGTGGCTACCACGTCCACATCCGCGAGGCCGCGTTGCTCGAACTCGACAGCGATGCCCGCCGCGAGGTGGTCGACTACGTCCGCGCGGTCGAGTTGGACCGTGACGATCTGGTTCGAACGGTCCGGCACGGCAGCACGACCCGCCGTGAACTCAAAACCGAGGGCGGCTGGGGGCGACGAGTCCACCGTCGACTGGTCGAGTTCGTTGAGGACCTCCGCGAGATGGACGATGACGACGCGATGTCGACGCTCATGGACCTTGACGGCATCGGCGAGGGGCGTGCGACGACCATCCTCGGCGCCGTCCGGAACAACCCCGACGCCATCCGCGAGGGGAACGTCGAGGCGGGCGGCCCCGGCATCCGTCGGCTGGTCGAGGCGTTGACCGCCGAGGTAACCGCGACCCAGACCGCACCCATCGACGAGCCGGTCACCACCGACGTTCGCCGCCTCATCCGCCTGCCCGGCACACTCCACGGCGGGACCGGCTTCGTCGTCAAACCCATCCCCCACGACGAACTCAACGCGTTCGACCCGCTCGAAGACGCCGTTGCGGACCGCTTCCGCGGCCAGCGGGTGATGGTGAACGTCACCGAACCTGGCCCGCTGGACCTCGGCGCCGAAACGACTATCACGTCCGGTCCGCAATCGGTGGAAGAACACGTCGGCGTGTTCCTCATGGCGAGGGGACGCGCCGAGAAGGCGGCCGAATAG
- a CDS encoding transcriptional regulator, AsnC family (KEGG: hbo:Hbor_13700 transcriptional regulator, AsnC family~PFAM: Transcription regulator, AsnC-type, C-terminal~SMART: Transcription regulator, AsnC-type), translating to MELDETDREILRILQEDARTPFSEVARRIEMSSATVHDRVGRMEDAGVIQGYNLNVDAREVGYDVSAFVGLRTEQGREEEALDRLAGLEEVKEVHLTTGEWDVMARVFAEDTDALRELMFDHIADTEGFARSHTMVVLGTDYEADGLPL from the coding sequence ATGGAACTCGACGAGACCGATCGGGAGATTCTCCGGATCCTCCAGGAGGACGCACGCACGCCCTTCAGCGAGGTAGCGCGCCGGATCGAGATGTCCAGCGCGACCGTCCACGACCGCGTCGGCCGGATGGAGGACGCCGGCGTCATCCAGGGCTACAACCTCAACGTCGACGCTCGCGAGGTTGGCTACGACGTGAGCGCGTTCGTCGGCCTTCGGACCGAACAGGGCCGCGAGGAGGAGGCGCTCGACCGTCTCGCCGGGCTGGAGGAGGTCAAGGAAGTCCACCTCACCACCGGCGAGTGGGACGTCATGGCGCGGGTGTTCGCCGAGGACACCGACGCGCTCAGAGAGCTGATGTTCGATCACATCGCCGACACCGAAGGGTTCGCCCGCTCGCACACGATGGTCGTGCTCGGAACCGATTACGAGGCCGATGGTCTCCCACTCTAA
- a CDS encoding membrane bound his kinase A (KEGG: hvo:HVO_0040 membrane bound his kinase A) gives MASRPTLFSSRWDWRSGAISGLLAAVVMGAGITLTQQATMQVAIAGLYGQTGNLLAGWAAHLLHGTLFGILFAAVLADPGLYHLTNWPRKTVLAGIVYALVLAVAGAGIVMPMWLEIVGATAPGAIPALSAAMLVWHLLYGAVLGVLFPFIEDR, from the coding sequence GTGGCGAGCAGGCCGACCCTGTTCAGCAGCCGGTGGGACTGGCGGAGCGGCGCCATCTCCGGCCTGTTGGCGGCGGTTGTGATGGGGGCGGGCATCACCCTCACCCAACAGGCGACAATGCAGGTGGCCATCGCCGGCCTCTACGGCCAGACTGGGAACCTCCTCGCCGGCTGGGCTGCCCACCTCCTCCATGGCACACTGTTCGGGATACTGTTCGCGGCCGTCCTCGCGGATCCCGGCCTCTATCACCTCACAAACTGGCCACGGAAGACGGTGCTAGCAGGGATCGTCTACGCGCTAGTGCTCGCCGTCGCCGGAGCGGGAATCGTGATGCCGATGTGGCTCGAGATAGTCGGGGCGACGGCCCCAGGGGCCATCCCGGCGCTCTCGGCGGCGATGCTGGTCTGGCACCTGCTCTACGGCGCCGTGCTCGGGGTACTGTTCCCGTTCATCGAGGACCGCTGA
- a CDS encoding inositol monophosphatase (PFAM: Inositol monophosphatase~KEGG: hmu:Hmuk_0111 inositol monophosphatase): MSQRTGRAALARHAAVAGGEVAAELFRTDVAVETKSQKTDVVTAADRAAQRRVEEIIAAEYPDEALVGEEEDALKTIPDGTAWIVDPIDGTNNYVRELRTWATAVACVEDGEPVAAANALPALDDVYTADDDGTYRNGHEVSVAETTDPERAAVVPTVWWPMDRRDEYARACEAIVERFADLRRPGSAQAALAELAAGSTAGVITNVQTNPWDTIAGVHLVRQAGGRVTDLEGARWRHNSRGLVASNGHLHDDVLAAARTIDG, translated from the coding sequence ATGAGTCAACGCACCGGGCGCGCCGCCCTCGCGCGCCACGCTGCCGTGGCCGGCGGCGAGGTCGCTGCCGAGCTGTTCCGGACGGACGTCGCCGTCGAGACCAAGAGCCAGAAGACCGACGTGGTTACTGCGGCCGACAGAGCCGCCCAGCGCCGCGTTGAGGAAATTATCGCCGCGGAGTACCCCGACGAGGCGCTGGTCGGTGAGGAGGAGGACGCACTGAAAACGATCCCCGACGGCACCGCCTGGATCGTCGACCCCATCGACGGCACCAACAACTACGTCCGTGAGCTACGGACGTGGGCCACCGCTGTCGCCTGCGTAGAAGACGGCGAACCCGTTGCGGCTGCAAACGCCCTGCCCGCACTCGACGACGTGTACACTGCCGACGACGATGGCACCTATCGCAACGGCCACGAGGTGTCTGTCGCGGAGACGACTGACCCCGAACGCGCAGCGGTGGTGCCCACGGTCTGGTGGCCAATGGATCGCCGGGATGAGTACGCCCGCGCCTGCGAAGCCATCGTCGAGCGATTCGCAGATCTTCGCCGACCGGGCAGCGCCCAGGCCGCCCTCGCAGAGCTTGCGGCCGGCTCTACCGCGGGCGTCATCACGAACGTACAGACCAACCCCTGGGACACCATCGCCGGTGTTCACTTGGTCCGGCAGGCTGGTGGCCGGGTCACTGACCTCGAGGGAGCGCGCTGGCGACACAACTCCCGTGGCTTGGTCGCCTCCAACGGTCACCTCCACGACGATGTGCTGGCGGCGGCCCGCACCATCGACGGGTAG
- a CDS encoding Polyprenyl synthetase (PFAM: Polyprenyl synthetase~KEGG: hbo:Hbor_11930 geranylgeranyl-diphosphate synthase; farnesyl-diphosphate synthase): MTGEATVERLLTAVKQRRERVNDAIAEDLPIEEPERLYKASRYILDAGGKRLRPTAALLVAEALADVDPGSADYRRFPALFDGEVDVLRAAVGLEVIQSFTLIHDDIMDDDDLRRGVAAVHRQYDAETAILAGDTLYAKAFEFMTDTGSRPEYGLAATNRLARTCTRICEGQALDVEFESRTEVLPEEYLEMVELKTAVLYGASAAIPATLLGADEETVESLYCYGIDSGRAFQIQDDVLDLTVPSEELGKQRGSDLLGEKETLITLHARQQGVDVDNLVDAETTEELTEEAVAEAVEILEDAGSIAYARSKAEELTARSKEHLDVLPDNEARGLLEDLADYLITRGY, encoded by the coding sequence ATGACCGGGGAAGCGACGGTCGAACGGCTGCTCACCGCGGTCAAACAGCGCCGCGAGCGGGTCAATGACGCTATCGCCGAAGATCTCCCGATCGAGGAGCCCGAGCGGCTCTACAAGGCGTCGCGCTACATCCTCGACGCCGGTGGCAAGCGGCTTCGCCCCACAGCAGCGCTGCTGGTGGCGGAGGCGCTGGCCGATGTCGACCCCGGGAGTGCGGACTACCGGCGGTTCCCCGCGCTGTTCGACGGGGAAGTCGACGTGCTCCGGGCGGCGGTCGGACTCGAGGTCATCCAGTCGTTCACCCTCATTCACGACGACATCATGGACGACGACGACCTTCGGCGGGGCGTCGCCGCGGTCCACCGTCAGTACGACGCGGAGACGGCCATCTTGGCCGGCGACACGCTCTACGCGAAGGCGTTCGAGTTCATGACCGATACGGGGAGCCGGCCAGAGTACGGCCTCGCGGCCACCAACCGACTCGCCCGCACCTGTACGAGAATCTGTGAGGGGCAGGCGCTGGACGTGGAGTTCGAGAGCCGAACCGAGGTGCTCCCTGAGGAGTATCTCGAAATGGTCGAACTCAAGACGGCCGTGCTCTACGGTGCCTCAGCCGCCATCCCGGCGACGCTGCTGGGGGCCGACGAGGAGACTGTCGAGTCGCTCTACTGCTACGGTATCGACTCCGGTCGGGCTTTCCAGATTCAGGACGACGTGCTCGACCTCACGGTCCCCAGTGAGGAACTGGGCAAACAGCGCGGCTCGGACCTGCTCGGCGAGAAGGAGACGCTCATCACGCTCCACGCCCGCCAACAGGGCGTCGACGTGGACAATCTCGTTGACGCCGAGACCACCGAGGAACTCACCGAGGAGGCAGTCGCCGAGGCCGTCGAGATTCTTGAAGACGCGGGCAGTATCGCCTACGCCCGCTCGAAGGCCGAGGAGCTGACCGCCCGTTCGAAGGAGCATCTGGACGTGCTGCCCGACAACGAGGCCCGCGGCCTGCTCGAGGACCTCGCTGACTACCTCATCACTCGAGGTTACTGA
- a CDS encoding hypothetical protein (KEGG: hbo:Hbor_11520 hypothetical protein): protein MDIDELRTVQTKERQKDSLQHLRDSFYEDVAGYIQERKTRRQEAADTASDPFSDPEISRLTDEIETAEDVVEAVYERRVGKVVKLASFAAADMPVDEEGLTVQERDLFEDLVARINENKDRVLEILAGEGDSGPAAGPPGSEPASAAPGPEPTEEPAGPEAFDGPGPAEPTDHEAEAGSPDHSEPAVGTGTPEPGKAPGESASDDNPTPPPAAPPDEPPEALLDAETESNPDPAAGESEDDAPGRPGGGATDQRTTVRITADVGRVLGMDDREYDLASEDVVSLPEENADALLKREAAEEL, encoded by the coding sequence ATGGATATCGACGAACTCCGCACCGTCCAAACGAAAGAACGGCAGAAGGACAGCCTGCAGCACCTGCGGGACTCCTTCTACGAGGACGTCGCGGGGTATATCCAGGAACGGAAGACCCGCCGCCAGGAGGCCGCCGACACGGCCTCGGACCCATTCTCTGACCCCGAAATCTCCCGACTCACCGACGAGATCGAGACCGCCGAGGACGTAGTGGAGGCTGTCTACGAGCGCCGGGTGGGGAAGGTCGTCAAGCTCGCCTCCTTCGCGGCTGCGGATATGCCCGTCGACGAGGAGGGGCTCACTGTCCAGGAGCGGGACCTGTTCGAGGACCTCGTCGCCCGCATCAACGAGAACAAAGACCGCGTGCTGGAGATTCTGGCCGGAGAGGGCGACAGTGGGCCCGCTGCTGGTCCCCCGGGTTCGGAGCCAGCCAGTGCTGCACCCGGCCCAGAACCCACCGAGGAGCCCGCGGGCCCGGAAGCGTTCGACGGCCCCGGTCCAGCAGAACCAACAGACCACGAAGCGGAAGCCGGTTCGCCTGACCACTCGGAGCCCGCTGTCGGAACGGGAACGCCGGAGCCAGGAAAGGCCCCAGGAGAATCGGCGAGCGACGACAACCCCACCCCACCGCCGGCGGCACCACCTGACGAGCCACCGGAAGCGCTTCTGGACGCAGAGACGGAGTCGAATCCTGACCCGGCCGCGGGCGAATCCGAGGACGACGCTCCCGGCCGGCCAGGCGGCGGCGCCACAGACCAGCGGACCACCGTCCGCATCACAGCCGACGTGGGCCGGGTTCTCGGAATGGACGATCGGGAGTACGACCTCGCGAGCGAGGACGTGGTCTCCCTGCCCGAGGAGAACGCCGACGCGCTGCTCAAGCGCGAGGCCGCAGAGGAACTGTAG
- a CDS encoding alkyl hydroperoxide reductase/ Thiol specific antioxidant/ Mal allergen (PFAM: Alkyl hydroperoxide reductase/ Thiol specific antioxidant/ Mal allergen~KEGG: hje:HacjB3_10030 peroxiredoxin): protein MLEPGDDAPDFSLPNQDGQAVTLAEIDSEYTVVYFYPRADTPGCTTQTCSFRDDWDAYEEAGVAVVGISDDPVKDLDAFHEKFDLPFDLLSDEDGEVSEAYSSFGEKNVFGNQVMGVFRNTFVVDDDGSIVAVYEGVDPEEHADEILSDLELA from the coding sequence ATGCTGGAACCAGGCGACGACGCACCCGACTTCTCACTCCCGAATCAGGACGGCCAAGCGGTAACGCTCGCAGAAATCGATAGCGAGTACACGGTGGTCTACTTCTACCCGCGAGCGGACACCCCCGGCTGCACCACCCAGACCTGTAGCTTCCGCGACGACTGGGACGCCTACGAGGAGGCCGGCGTCGCAGTCGTCGGCATCAGCGACGACCCTGTGAAGGACCTGGACGCGTTCCACGAGAAGTTCGACCTGCCCTTCGACCTGCTCTCGGATGAGGACGGCGAGGTCTCGGAGGCCTACAGCTCCTTCGGCGAGAAGAACGTCTTCGGCAACCAGGTGATGGGCGTCTTCCGCAACACGTTCGTGGTCGACGACGACGGGAGCATCGTCGCCGTCTACGAGGGTGTCGACCCCGAGGAACACGCTGACGAGATTCTCTCGGATCTCGAGCTGGCCTGA
- a CDS encoding ribosomal protein L1 (PFAM: Ribosomal protein L1~KEGG: hwa:HQ2903A 50S ribosomal protein L1P): MADSIEEAVSRALEDAPTRNFTETVDLAINLRDIDLNDPSNRVDESVVLPSGTGQETRIVVFATGETAVRAEDVADEVLSPDELEELGDDDDEAKDLADDTDFFIAEAAMMQDIGRYLGTVLGPRGKMPTPLQPDDDVVETVERMKNTVQIRSRERRTFHTRVGAQDMTPEEVSDNIDVIRRRLEADLEKGPLNIDSIYVKTTMGPAVEVPV; this comes from the coding sequence ATGGCAGATTCAATAGAGGAAGCAGTCTCCCGCGCACTCGAGGACGCCCCGACTCGGAACTTTACCGAGACGGTCGACCTCGCGATTAACCTGCGCGACATCGATCTGAATGACCCGTCCAACCGGGTCGACGAAAGCGTCGTTCTCCCGTCCGGAACCGGACAGGAGACGCGTATCGTCGTCTTCGCGACCGGCGAGACCGCCGTGCGCGCCGAAGACGTTGCCGACGAGGTCCTCAGCCCCGACGAACTCGAGGAACTCGGCGACGACGACGACGAGGCCAAAGACCTCGCCGACGATACGGATTTCTTCATCGCGGAAGCCGCGATGATGCAAGATATCGGCCGCTACCTCGGGACCGTGCTCGGTCCTCGAGGGAAGATGCCGACCCCGCTCCAGCCCGACGACGACGTCGTGGAGACGGTCGAACGGATGAAAAACACCGTTCAGATTCGCTCGCGTGAGCGACGTACGTTCCACACCCGCGTCGGTGCCCAGGACATGACCCCCGAGGAGGTCTCGGACAACATCGACGTCATCAGGCGTCGTCTCGAGGCCGACCTCGAGAAGGGTCCCCTCAACATCGACTCCATCTACGTCAAGACGACGATGGGGCCGGCCGTGGAGGTGCCCGTATGA
- a CDS encoding protein of unknown function DUF6 transmembrane (PFAM: Protein of unknown function DUF6, transmembrane~KEGG: hla:Hlac_2049 protein of unknown function DUF6 transmembrane) → MSRYQDAGLFTLLAVVWGAGFTAIEVGLVHLPPILFAAFRFDLGAIITLSALAALGGLEVPQQRTDWLAILTAAVLLVFANGFLLFVGQRFTTGSIASVVYSLNPVMTAAFAALLIAGAGLEGRDYIGLALGLVGVTLVARPDPTGSSAAIGASALGALLIFGAVLAVSSGSVLMRRFDPPMGSLSVTGWAMAGGSLLFHIVSPLIGEPMTVPVRPETFAAIAYLGLGGSSLGYGAYFVLLKRRGPFTVNLVNYAIPLVATLTGWALLGETLAPLAIVGFGFIVVGFLVLNRRVVAQEIQSLRELSH, encoded by the coding sequence GTGTCCCGTTATCAGGATGCCGGCCTCTTCACCCTCCTCGCAGTCGTCTGGGGTGCAGGCTTCACCGCCATCGAGGTCGGCCTCGTCCATCTGCCGCCAATCCTCTTTGCGGCGTTTCGGTTCGACCTCGGCGCGATTATCACACTCTCGGCGCTGGCGGCACTCGGCGGTCTCGAGGTGCCACAGCAGCGAACGGACTGGCTCGCCATCCTCACGGCTGCGGTGTTGCTGGTGTTCGCCAACGGGTTCTTGCTGTTCGTCGGCCAACGCTTCACCACCGGCTCTATCGCCTCGGTCGTTTACAGCCTCAACCCCGTGATGACGGCGGCATTCGCCGCGCTCCTCATCGCAGGGGCCGGCCTCGAAGGCCGTGATTACATCGGCCTGGCGCTCGGCCTCGTGGGCGTCACACTCGTCGCCCGCCCGGACCCGACAGGCTCGTCGGCTGCCATCGGCGCGTCCGCACTCGGTGCGCTGCTCATCTTCGGCGCCGTGCTCGCTGTCTCCTCTGGCAGCGTCCTCATGCGCCGGTTCGACCCGCCGATGGGGAGCCTCTCCGTCACCGGCTGGGCGATGGCCGGCGGCTCCCTCCTCTTTCACATTGTCAGCCCGCTCATCGGGGAACCGATGACGGTTCCGGTCCGGCCGGAGACCTTCGCCGCGATCGCCTATCTGGGGCTGGGCGGCAGTTCGCTGGGCTACGGCGCCTACTTCGTCCTGCTGAAACGCCGCGGCCCCTTTACGGTTAACCTCGTCAACTACGCCATCCCGCTGGTCGCGACGCTCACTGGCTGGGCGCTGCTCGGGGAGACGCTCGCGCCGCTCGCCATCGTGGGCTTCGGCTTCATCGTCGTCGGGTTCCTCGTGTTGAACCGCCGTGTGGTGGCACAGGAAATCCAGTCGCTTCGGGAGTTGTCGCACTAA
- a CDS encoding putative hydrolase (KEGG: hvo:HVO_2724 putative hydrolase) has protein sequence MEVEIATIGGYEEVGRQCTAVRAGEDVIIFDMGLNLSKVLIHDNLETEQMHSLDLIDMGAIPDDRVMSEIEGDVQAIVPTHGHLDHIGAISKLAHRYDAPVVATPFTIELVKQQIQSESKFEVDNDLIKMEAGETMQIGDETELEFVNVTHSIIDAINPVFHTPEGAVVYGLDKRMDHTPVVGDPIDMDRFREIGREGEGVLAYIEDCTNAAKKGRNPSENIAREHLYDVMKSIEDYDGGIVATTFSSHIARVKSLVEFAEEIGREPVLLGRSMEKYSGTAERLGFVDFPDDLGMYGHRKSVDRTFKRIMKEGKENYLPIVTGHQGEPRAMLTRMGRGETPYDLEDGDKVLFSARVIPEPTNEGQRYQSEQLLQMQGAHIYDEIHVSGHLNQEGHYQMLDALQPKNVIPGHQNLKAFASYVDLAESEGYTLGEDLHLSRNGNVIQITE, from the coding sequence ATGGAAGTCGAAATCGCAACAATTGGCGGCTACGAAGAAGTCGGTAGACAGTGTACAGCGGTCCGAGCGGGCGAGGACGTGATCATCTTCGACATGGGCCTGAACCTGAGTAAGGTCCTCATCCACGACAACCTGGAGACCGAACAGATGCACAGCCTCGACCTCATCGACATGGGCGCAATCCCGGACGACCGCGTCATGTCCGAGATCGAGGGCGACGTGCAGGCAATCGTCCCCACTCACGGCCACCTCGACCACATCGGCGCCATCTCGAAACTGGCCCACCGCTACGACGCCCCCGTCGTGGCGACCCCCTTCACCATCGAGTTGGTGAAACAGCAGATCCAGAGCGAGTCCAAGTTCGAGGTCGACAACGACCTCATCAAGATGGAAGCCGGTGAGACGATGCAGATCGGTGACGAGACCGAACTCGAGTTCGTCAACGTCACCCACTCCATCATCGACGCGATCAATCCCGTCTTCCACACGCCGGAGGGCGCCGTGGTCTACGGGCTGGACAAACGGATGGACCACACGCCGGTCGTCGGCGACCCCATCGACATGGACCGATTCCGCGAGATCGGCCGCGAGGGCGAGGGCGTACTGGCCTACATCGAGGACTGTACCAACGCGGCCAAGAAGGGCCGCAACCCATCCGAGAATATCGCGCGTGAGCACCTCTACGACGTGATGAAGAGTATCGAGGATTACGACGGCGGCATCGTCGCCACCACGTTCTCCTCCCACATCGCGCGTGTCAAGAGCCTCGTCGAGTTCGCCGAGGAGATCGGCCGCGAACCCGTACTCCTCGGTCGCTCGATGGAGAAATACTCCGGCACCGCAGAGCGCCTCGGCTTCGTTGACTTCCCCGACGACCTGGGGATGTACGGCCACCGGAAATCCGTCGACCGCACCTTCAAACGGATCATGAAGGAGGGCAAGGAGAACTACCTCCCCATCGTGACGGGCCACCAGGGCGAGCCGCGCGCGATGCTCACCCGGATGGGTCGCGGCGAGACGCCTTACGACCTGGAGGACGGCGACAAGGTCCTCTTCAGCGCCCGGGTCATCCCGGAGCCGACCAACGAGGGACAGCGCTACCAGTCCGAGCAGCTCCTCCAGATGCAGGGTGCCCACATCTACGACGAGATTCACGTCTCGGGTCACCTGAACCAGGAGGGCCACTATCAGATGCTTGATGCGCTCCAGCCCAAGAACGTCATCCCGGGCCACCAGAACCTCAAGGCCTTCGCGAGCTACGTCGACCTCGCGGAGTCGGAGGGCTACACGCTCGGTGAGGACCTCCATCTCTCGCGGAACGGCAACGTGATCCAGATTACCGAGTAA